TTCACAAGTCAGTTTTCGTTTTTGAACATCAATTGGGCAAATCAATTCGTAGTGGGTAAGTCTCCACGATCTTCCAAAATCTACTCAAGTAGAGGTCTGCTTGACAAAAGTAAGAAGTAAAAGTAAGACTTTTTTATGATTAAGTCGATTTCAGTTAAAGGACAGTTGGTTCTACCGAGCAAGTTGAGGAGAAAGTACGGGATTACGGCAGGAAGTCCGGTCAATATTTTTGATACGGGTGCGGGAATATTGATTGAGCCATTACACACGAGCTCTTCAGATGGAAACTTCGTTAAAAAAAGCAAGATCGATGGCGGCCCTGTTCTTTCTTTCAAGAAAAAACAGATACTCGCTTCAGCGCAAGTTGCGAAGCTCCTTGAAGAATCCGAATGAACTATCTACTCGACGTAAATGCGTTGATTGCTGGTGTATATGAAGATCACGAGCACTATGCCGTTATGCGAACATGGATGCTTGAAAATAAAGATCATGGTCTTCGAGTTGCGCCACTGGTTATGACGGGCTGTTTAAGGATTTTGATGACTGTTTCAGGAGAGAAGAAAATGCAAAAAATAATTTCTGCCATCGCGGCATTTAGGGAATTTTATAATATAGAAACCGTCGCAGACGATATTGAGAATGAACAACTTGGAACCTGGGTTTCAGGACCAAAACAAGTTACCGACGCGCATTTACTGGCAATTGCCAAGCGACACGAACTGAAGTTGCTGACCTTTGATAAGAACATTCCAGGTAAAAATGTTCTCCGCCTTGGTTGAGTTCGTGAGAATATTCCAATGACACCCTGTAAAACATTTGATGCTTCAACCGCTCAATTTAAAGTTCTGATTTTTCACTTTGGATTATCCCTTTTATTTATTGGCTGTGGAAAAAATGAGGAACTGGTTGAGAAATCAGTTGGTGAAGGACTCGCCCAACAATATTGTATCGCCTGCCATTCATTTCCCGAACCGGACCTGCTACCGAAAGAGAGCTGGGAATTTTTGCTAACCTATATGGGGTTCTTTCTGGGTGTTGTGGATTACTCTTATTTGGAAGGCAGCTCGGAGCGAACCATGGACGTCATTGAGGCCCGGGAGGAGTTTGTTCGTGCGGCTCATTTGTTGCCTGATACTCCCATGCTTTCCGGGGAACAATGGAAAATGTTGCGGGAGTATTATATGAGTCATGCGCCGGAAGCGGCGATCCCCCAGGTCGACAAACCGAAAGTTGTCGAGGACCTTTCTTTATTTTCGGTTAAGTCGATCCAGTACCGACAAAAGGCGGCCATCACGTCGCTCGTATCCATCGATGAAAAGAACGGATTCCTTTTGATTCATGATAGTGGTGCGCAACGGCTCACCATACTGGATAAGGATTTGGATTTTCATGATTCACACGAAGCGCCAGGTGTTTTTCTGATTGAAGCGATAACCCGGGATAACGAAATCTACCTGCTCAATATTGGTGATCTCTTCGCATCGGAAATCGGAAAATCCTATGGCGAGGTTCAGCACGCGAAGCTGCGTGGTGGCGTGCACTATGACTTAAAGATTCTTTTGGATAATCTTCATCGGCCATCAGATTTTTCTTTTGCAGATTTTCAAAATAATGGGGTGGAGGAACTTCTTGTGAGCAACTTTGGTGATTACACAGGAAACCTGTCTTTGTTTAGACGAGATCTATCGAACGGGGAGTTGTTATCTGAAGCGGAAATTCTCAGCTCTGAAGCGGGAATCGTTCAAAGCGAGGCCTTTGACTTCAATGAAGATGGATTTCTCGACATTGTAACTATGATGAGCGCAGCTCGCGAAAACGTGAGTATTTTTCTGAACCAGGCAAACGGCAGCTTTGAAAGAAATATCATTATTGAGGGGAATCCATCTTATGGGTACACGGGGTTGGTGCTGCGCGATTTTAATAACGATGGTCGGATGGACTTGATCACACTCAACGGCGACAATGGTGATTCTGATCCCTACAACACACTGAAACGCGATCAAGGAATTCGCATCTACCTCAATCAGGGAGATCTGAAATTCGAAGAGGCTTATTTCTATCCGATGTATGGTGTTTACGGTGCCGAAATAGAAGACTTTGACCTCGATGGAGACTTGGACATCGCGGCCATTTCATTCCATCCGGACTTCTATCCTGAAAAACCAGAGAACTTCGTTTTTCTCGAACAAACTGAACCGCTCACTTTCGCCCCGAAGACACACCCTGCCACCTACAATGGCCGTTGGTTAACCATGGATTCTGGTGACATTGATGGCGATGGTGACAAAGACATCGTTCTCGGCGCAGCCTATTCTCCGGTAGGGATGATGGCTAATCATGAGGATAAATTTCTCCAGTTGGTAAAAGAAGGTCCTCCGTTATTATTCTTAGAGAACCAAACAAATGAGTAGAAGCGATAGTAGGGTATCGAAGGAGAATGGTCCTGGCTTCACTCAGCTGATGTTTCGTCCAGTTTAATGATGTAGGTTTTGTTCTGAAATTCAATGGTGTCACCCGCTACCATCTTTTTTCGTTTTCGGGTTTCAACGGTTCCGTTCACTTTTACCTGCCCTTCATTGATGACAAACTTCGCTTGACCTCCGCTTTCAACCAGGTTCTCGAATTTCAGAATTTTGCAGAGCTCCACCGGCTCTTTTGCTATCGTTACTTCTTTCATAGGCTTTATTTTCAAATCAAATTCTTTTGAAAGGTTGGTTTCTACAAGCACTAATGGTTTGGGAGCTTACTCCCTTTGATAGGAATGTGCTTTTGGACTGAACCGGCTAATTAAAGTCTTCAGCGCTATAAAGCTGGTCGCCTCGCGAAGCAGTTTCTTTTCTTATGCTCGTAACGGTTCTATCCTTAACAAGATCTGCGCTATTGCCCCAGGCGTTGCGAATATAGGTGATCACGTTGGCGATCTCCTTATCGGAAATGGTTGGATTTGATCCAAGGCCGGGCATAACAGCTTGTGGTGTGTAGGTCGTCCCACTCACAACAATGGGACCCTGTAGACCGTGCAGGAGCACTTTGATGAGTCGGTCGCCGTCACCTGTCACCCAGTCCGAGCCTGCAAGCGGTGGTCCAAGATTCAGTAAACCTTCTCCGTCCATTCCATGACATCCCATGCATACAGCCTTTCCTTCATAGACCAATTTCCCTTGGACGAAAGCGTCAAGTGCTTTTCCTTTCAAACGGATTTCTTTTACTTCATTTCTTGCCTTCCACAATTTGTCCATCTCGGTGAGAGCTACGGAGAATTGGGTGATCGATTCCTTATTCTTTCTCAGGAGAAATGTCTGGAATGCCTCGAAGTGCCTTTCAATTCCTTTGAAAATGACCTCAACCATCAAGTCTTTATCAATTGGATTCTCGATGATGCTAATCAGAGCCTGCCAGGCCTCTTCACTACCCAGGCGTGCCAGGCTACGTGCCTTGTAGACTTGATCATTGTCCGGTGTATCAATGCAGGTGGCAATTATCTGGTTAATTGAATCTTTCTGACATTTGGGAGCCAGTTCGAATGCCGTCATGCGTACGCTTGAGTCGTTTGAGCGAAACGCAGCATTGATGGCGGTGGCATTGACATGACACAAGCCTTCAAGTGTCCATAGTGCATGGATTTGGCCGAGAGGCTGAGTTTTATCGGTTACTATTTTGGTTATCTCGTCAGCAAGAGATACCTCACCAGATTCCACGATGAGCCGTTGTGCCGTATCGCGCCAAAAACCATTTGGGTGAGACAGGTAGGGGAGCAATTCAGCTGTAGACTTCCCTTCCAGCGCTGGAACTTCGTTTGCGGGATTTGCTTTCCAATGAATGCTGTAGATCCGCCCTGCTAGGTTGTTATGTTTGTCGAGATCCCGGCTTTCGTACTGCTTCCGCAGGTAGGAGGTGACGTAGGCTTTGTGCTGAATCAATCCGTGGTACATATCCACAATGAGAAGCGTTCCATTTGGTGCTGTGTAGGCATTAACCGGTCGAAAGCGTTCATCGGTGGAGGTTAAGAATTCCTTTTCTCCATACGGATGCGTTCCGGATTGTTGAAACTGATTCAAGCCCGTTAATTCAATCGCCTTAACGAGATTAGAGGTAGATTCACCGGCGAATGCGTAGTTGCTAAACTGCTCAGGAAAATTGTCTCCCCGATAAACGGCCACGCCGCTCGCCCCAGTTGCGTTCACCAGTTTTCCCGCTGCATTCAGGCTACCTTCGCGGTAGGCCCGATTAGTTCCAGGATTAATCCGTGATGAGTAAACCCGATTACTGCCTACCTGATTGGCTCGCATTCTGTTTAAGAAACCTGGAGTAAACGTATCGCCTATCAGCAGGGTGCTATTTGAGTTATAGAAAAATCGTCCGACATTATCTTTGGAGATTCCGAACTGTCCACGGTTTGAGGTTTTTTCCTTTATCCATGTGCCGTCGATTCTGCGGTAGCGGCTCGTTGAATTGGCGTTATAAAACCAGTTATCGTGACCGTATACCATACCATTGGCCTTGTGCTCCGGATT
Above is a genomic segment from Verrucomicrobiota bacterium containing:
- a CDS encoding AbrB/MazE/SpoVT family DNA-binding domain-containing protein, which codes for MIKSISVKGQLVLPSKLRRKYGITAGSPVNIFDTGAGILIEPLHTSSSDGNFVKKSKIDGGPVLSFKKKQILASAQVAKLLEESE
- a CDS encoding PIN domain-containing protein, with translation MNYLLDVNALIAGVYEDHEHYAVMRTWMLENKDHGLRVAPLVMTGCLRILMTVSGEKKMQKIISAIAAFREFYNIETVADDIENEQLGTWVSGPKQVTDAHLLAIAKRHELKLLTFDKNIPGKNVLRLG
- a CDS encoding VCBS repeat-containing protein; this translates as MTPCKTFDASTAQFKVLIFHFGLSLLFIGCGKNEELVEKSVGEGLAQQYCIACHSFPEPDLLPKESWEFLLTYMGFFLGVVDYSYLEGSSERTMDVIEAREEFVRAAHLLPDTPMLSGEQWKMLREYYMSHAPEAAIPQVDKPKVVEDLSLFSVKSIQYRQKAAITSLVSIDEKNGFLLIHDSGAQRLTILDKDLDFHDSHEAPGVFLIEAITRDNEIYLLNIGDLFASEIGKSYGEVQHAKLRGGVHYDLKILLDNLHRPSDFSFADFQNNGVEELLVSNFGDYTGNLSLFRRDLSNGELLSEAEILSSEAGIVQSEAFDFNEDGFLDIVTMMSAARENVSIFLNQANGSFERNIIIEGNPSYGYTGLVLRDFNNDGRMDLITLNGDNGDSDPYNTLKRDQGIRIYLNQGDLKFEEAYFYPMYGVYGAEIEDFDLDGDLDIAAISFHPDFYPEKPENFVFLEQTEPLTFAPKTHPATYNGRWLTMDSGDIDGDGDKDIVLGAAYSPVGMMANHEDKFLQLVKEGPPLLFLENQTNE
- a CDS encoding RNA-binding S4 domain-containing protein → MKEVTIAKEPVELCKILKFENLVESGGQAKFVINEGQVKVNGTVETRKRKKMVAGDTIEFQNKTYIIKLDETSAE
- a CDS encoding c-type cytochrome — translated: MKQFISTLLTLSIIPSVAFAQLGDKKDGDGDIQIDPIPAELIPPSPFLSVHEAMQTFELAEGFVIEPVAVEPLIENPVALAFDPNGRMWVAEMRSYMPDIDGNGEDTPNGRIRVLEDTNGDGQIDKTTDFLSNLVLPRLVSFSQGGVIFNDGDALYYIKRAGLKPVGERELIDPDYAKGGNPEHKANGMVYGHDNWFYNANSTSRYRRIDGTWIKEKTSNRGQFGISKDNVGRFFYNSNSTLLIGDTFTPGFLNRMRANQVGSNRVYSSRINPGTNRAYREGSLNAAGKLVNATGASGVAVYRGDNFPEQFSNYAFAGESTSNLVKAIELTGLNQFQQSGTHPYGEKEFLTSTDERFRPVNAYTAPNGTLLIVDMYHGLIQHKAYVTSYLRKQYESRDLDKHNNLAGRIYSIHWKANPANEVPALEGKSTAELLPYLSHPNGFWRDTAQRLIVESGEVSLADEITKIVTDKTQPLGQIHALWTLEGLCHVNATAINAAFRSNDSSVRMTAFELAPKCQKDSINQIIATCIDTPDNDQVYKARSLARLGSEEAWQALISIIENPIDKDLMVEVIFKGIERHFEAFQTFLLRKNKESITQFSVALTEMDKLWKARNEVKEIRLKGKALDAFVQGKLVYEGKAVCMGCHGMDGEGLLNLGPPLAGSDWVTGDGDRLIKVLLHGLQGPIVVSGTTYTPQAVMPGLGSNPTISDKEIANVITYIRNAWGNSADLVKDRTVTSIRKETASRGDQLYSAEDFN